From a region of the Triticum aestivum cultivar Chinese Spring chromosome 7D, IWGSC CS RefSeq v2.1, whole genome shotgun sequence genome:
- the LOC123169414 gene encoding O-fucosyltransferase 8, which translates to METRPERNGGAFLIDRAAEMDGPYVAVVGQAGGGEGGRVGATNIGRLRQGKAARGGANVTSWHLRVFAVVVGVMGCLLLAASLVMSALHQVQFRNGAISVNFRGLQELKQNFVRKEQSEQIMHERLLQMATLATSKNESDSGNFALWEEPYKQARKWTPCAAKYTLEEEPSEDNNGFILVSANGGLNQQRVAVCNAVVVAALLNATLVLPRFLHSSVWKDKSQFGDIYQEDYFVNYMKGDVLIVKDLPSHLQSLDLEAIGSQITDNDISKEAEPSEFIRTALPVLQKNGVVHFLGFGNRLGFDSVPADLQRLRCRCNFHALKFAPEIQKLGSLLVQRLRGVSAMQTEMDTQLFGSNMLDRPFGDKSTDDAGGPSRYLALHLRFEEDMVAYSLCEFGGGDEERRELQAFRETHFPALVARLRNTTVSPEELRSQGRCPLTPEEAGLILAALGYVRGTFIYVAGSQIYGGATRLRPLTRLYPNLVTKEDILSSDELAPLKNFSSRLAALDFIACASSDVFAVTDSGSQLSSLVSGHRVYHGRGRAPTLHPNRKRYAQILSEEAGIEWAGFQKRVRTMVDEYKRVRARPRGRTVYRQPRTPGCMCRADDDGSIDF; encoded by the exons ATGGAGACGCGCCCGGAGCGTAATGGCGGTGCGTTCTTGATCGACCGCGCGGCGGAGATGGACGGCCCTTACGTCGCCGTCGTCGGccaggcgggcggcggcgagggcggcagggTCGGCGCCACCAACATCGGGAGGCTGCGGCAGGGGAAGGCGGCCAGGGGCGGCGCCAACGTCACCTCCTGGCACCTCAGGGTGTTCGCCGTGGTGGTCGGGGTCATGGGCTGCCTCCTGCTCGCCGCCTCCCTCGTCATGTCCGCGCTTCACCAGGTGCAGTTCCGGAACGGCGCCATCTCCGTCAACTTCAGGGGCCTCCAG GAGCTCAAGCAGAATTTCGTCAGGAAGGAGCAGTCGGAGCAGATAATGCATGAAAGACTTTTACAGATGGCAACTTTGGCCACCTCCAAG AACGAGTCGGATAGTGGAAATTTCGCATTATGGGAGGAACCCTACAAACAGGCGCGCAAATGGACGCCCTGCGCCGCCAAATACACTTTGGAAGAAG AGCCTAGCGAGGACAACAATGGCTTCATTCTGGTCAGCGCAAACGGCGGCCTGAACCAGCAGCGTGTCGCC GTGTGCAATGCTGTTGTCGTTGCAGCTCTGCTTAATGCCACGCTTGTTCTCCCCCGGTTTCTTCACAGCAGCGTGTGGAAGGACAAAAG TCAGTTCGGTGACATCTACCAGGAAGACTACTTCGTGAACTACATGAAAGGCGATGTGCTCATCGTGAAAGATTTACCGTCCCATCTTCAGTCGCTGGATCTCGAGGCAATCGGTAGCCAA ATCACCGATAACGACATCTCCAAAGAGGCTGAACCATCTGAATTCATCAGAACTGCGCTTCCCGTTCTTCAGAAAAATGGTGTTGTTCATTTCCTCGGGTTCGGCAACCGGCTCGGCTTCGACTCGGTGCCTGCCGATCTGCAG AGGCTGCGATGCAGATGCAACTTCCACGCTCTCAAGTTCGCCCCGGAGATCCAGAAGCTGGGCTCGCTGCTGGTCCAGCGGCTGCGGGGGGTGAGCGCGATGCAGACGGAGATGGACACGCAGCTCTTCGGAAGCAACATGCTGGACCGGCCGTTCGGGGATAAGAGCACCGACGACGCCGGCGGGCCGAGCAGGTACCTCGCCCTGCACTTGAGGTTCGAGGAGGACATGGTCGCCTACTCCCTCTGCGAgttcggcggcggcgacgaggagaggaGGGAGCTGCAGGCCTTCAGGGAGACCCACTTCCCGGCCCTTGTGGCGCGCCTCCGGAACAC CACGGTGTCGCCGGAGGAGCTGCGGAGCCAGGGGAGGTGCCCGCTGACGCCTGAGGAGGCTGGGCTCATCCTCGCCGCGCTCGGCTACGTCCGCGGGACGTTCATCTACGTGGCCGGGTCGCAGATATACGGCGGCGCGACACGGCTGCGCCCTCTCACGCGGCTGTACCCGAACCTGGTCACCAAGGAGGACATCCTCTCCTCCGACGAGCTCGCTCCGCTCAAGAACTTCTCCTCCCGG CTCGCGGCACTCGACTTCATCGCGTGCGCCTCGTCGGACGTGTTCGCGGTGACGGACTCCGGCAGCCAGCTGTCGTCGCTCGTGTCGGGGCACCGCGTGTACCACGGCAGGGGCCGCGCGCCGACGCTGCACCCCAACCGGAAGCGGTACGCGCAGATCCTCTCCGAGGAGGCCGGCATCGAGTGGGCCGGGTTCCAGAAGAGGGTGAGGACCATGGTGGACGAGTACAAGCGGGTCCGCGCCCGGCCCAGGGGCCGGACCGTCTACCGGCAGCCCAGGACGCCCGGGTGCATGTGCAGGGCCGACGACGACGGCAGCATCGACTTCTGA